A genomic stretch from Salarias fasciatus chromosome 10, fSalaFa1.1, whole genome shotgun sequence includes:
- the LOC115395292 gene encoding gap junction beta-1 protein-like isoform X1: protein MPLTPPAEPDPEPKMNWASFYAVISGVNRHSTGIGRIWLSVLFIFRILVLVVAAESVWGDEKSGFTCNTQQPGCNSVCYDHFFPISHIRLWALQLILVSTPALLVAMHVAHRRHVDKRLYKLSGRANPKDLEQIKTQKMKITGALWWTYVISLVFRIIFEVTFMYVFYMIYPGYKMIRLVKCDSYPCPNTVDCFVSRPTEKTVFTVFMLAASGVCILLNIAEVVFLVGKACSKHLHTAGDSTMGAWIQQKLCSY, encoded by the exons ATGCCTCTTACACCTCCAGCTGAACCCG aCCCAGAACCAAAGATGAACTGGGCCTCGTTCTATGCCGTCATCAGCGGCGTGAACCGACACTCCACCGGCATCGGCCGCATCTGGCTCTCCGTCCTCTTCATATTCCGCatcctggtgctggtggtggcgGCCGAGAGCGTGTGGGGCGACGAGAAGTCGGGCTTCACCTGCAACACCCAGCAGCCGGGCTGCAACAGCGTGTGCTACGACCACTTCTTCCCCATCTCGCACATCCGCCTCTGGGCCCTGCAGCTCATCCTGGTCTCCACTCCCGCCCTGCTGGTGGCCATGCACGTGGCCCACCGCCGCCACGTCGACAAGAGGCTGTACAAGCTGTCCGGGCGGGCCAACCCCAAAGACCTGGAGCAGATCAAGACCCAGAAGATGAAGATCACAGGGGCGCTGTGGTGGACGTACGTCATCAGCCTGGTGTTCCGCATCATCTTCGAGGTCACCTTCATGTACGTGTTTTACATGATCTACCCCGGGTACAAGATGATCCGGCTGGTGAAATGCGACTCGTACCCCTGTCCCAACACGGTGGATTGCTTTGTGTCGAGGCCCACGGAGAAGACCGTCTTCACCGTGTTCATGCTGGCCGCGTCCGGCGTCTGCATCCTGCTCAACATTGCAGAGGTCGTCTTCTTGGTGGGGAAAGCCTGCAGCAAACATTTGCACACCGCAGGGGACTCGACTATGGGGGCTTGGATCCAGCAGAAGCTTTGCTCATATTAA
- the LOC115395292 gene encoding gap junction beta-1 protein-like isoform X2, protein MNWASFYAVISGVNRHSTGIGRIWLSVLFIFRILVLVVAAESVWGDEKSGFTCNTQQPGCNSVCYDHFFPISHIRLWALQLILVSTPALLVAMHVAHRRHVDKRLYKLSGRANPKDLEQIKTQKMKITGALWWTYVISLVFRIIFEVTFMYVFYMIYPGYKMIRLVKCDSYPCPNTVDCFVSRPTEKTVFTVFMLAASGVCILLNIAEVVFLVGKACSKHLHTAGDSTMGAWIQQKLCSY, encoded by the coding sequence ATGAACTGGGCCTCGTTCTATGCCGTCATCAGCGGCGTGAACCGACACTCCACCGGCATCGGCCGCATCTGGCTCTCCGTCCTCTTCATATTCCGCatcctggtgctggtggtggcgGCCGAGAGCGTGTGGGGCGACGAGAAGTCGGGCTTCACCTGCAACACCCAGCAGCCGGGCTGCAACAGCGTGTGCTACGACCACTTCTTCCCCATCTCGCACATCCGCCTCTGGGCCCTGCAGCTCATCCTGGTCTCCACTCCCGCCCTGCTGGTGGCCATGCACGTGGCCCACCGCCGCCACGTCGACAAGAGGCTGTACAAGCTGTCCGGGCGGGCCAACCCCAAAGACCTGGAGCAGATCAAGACCCAGAAGATGAAGATCACAGGGGCGCTGTGGTGGACGTACGTCATCAGCCTGGTGTTCCGCATCATCTTCGAGGTCACCTTCATGTACGTGTTTTACATGATCTACCCCGGGTACAAGATGATCCGGCTGGTGAAATGCGACTCGTACCCCTGTCCCAACACGGTGGATTGCTTTGTGTCGAGGCCCACGGAGAAGACCGTCTTCACCGTGTTCATGCTGGCCGCGTCCGGCGTCTGCATCCTGCTCAACATTGCAGAGGTCGTCTTCTTGGTGGGGAAAGCCTGCAGCAAACATTTGCACACCGCAGGGGACTCGACTATGGGGGCTTGGATCCAGCAGAAGCTTTGCTCATATTAA